The genomic stretch GGGTGCTCgccagacatggtggcccatgcctgtaatcccaacactttgggaggctgaggcaggaagatgacttgagcccagcctgggcaacatagtgagacaccatctctttaaaaaaataaagcaagcaagcCTGGGTGTTTCCTTCTTTGATACCGGTGGGAAATTCAAACCACATGCAAGAAACATCACTCTGGCCCTACTTCCTAACCACCAAAAAACTCCAAGTCAATCTCCTTCCCTGTTGTCAAATCCTGCTTAGGAGCTGCCCTGCTTTCCTCAGAAAGCTTCATTATGTGAGTAACAACCCTTTCATACtctgttggtgtgtgtgtggcttcatcagtcatttttttttttttgagacagggtctcactgtgttgcccaggctacagtgcaatggtacaatcatagctcactgtagcctccaacttctgggctcaagtgattctcgtgcctcagcctcctgagcagctgggacaacaggtgtacacaaccatgcccagataattaaaaaaattttttaatttttttgcagagatgggggtctctctatgttgcccaggctggccttgaactcctggactcaagtgatcctcctaccttggcctccctaagtactaggattacaggtgtgagctactgaaCCTGGCTATCAGTCTGGACATCCGAACCAAATTTTGAGTGTGGAATGCATCCTGTCTCAGTGTGGGATGGCCACAAAAAAATAGCATCCTCCTTTACAGTTCATCTACTTTCTTTTCATAGCACTTAATACCACctgacatattatatatttattgtcttCCCCACTAGACAGATCCCCAGCTTTAGTAAAGTGTTTGGTATAATCATCCAAGTGGCTACTTTGCTAGCACTGTTAAAGGCACTAGTGCTACAGTCATGAACAAGGCCCTTGCCCACATGAAGTGTATACTCCAGAGAGAAGGGTAGgtgttcaatacatatttgttaaatgaaagactattaatattattttgtctgGAGGTAAGATACTGCAAACATAATATatcataaattaaattttttattcatttttttgcatcAAAATAGTGCTTAAAATAGGAATTTATACTCACAAGACATAGCTAACATCCAAAGtagacaattaaaaaatattatttgaaaattatgtacTTAGTACTAAAGACTTCCTAAATTTGCACATTAGCAAGATTGCCATTTAGCACCATTAGAGAGTTGATCTTTGGCTAATGATTATTCAAAGAACATTCACGAAAATTTCAACCATTACAATCAGtgagtataattttatatttcagcaATGATAGTGGTCATGTTCAGCAACAGCTTCACTTACAAATTAAAGTAAGCTCACTTCAATGTTGCACTTTGATGCTGTTTTTTTACCCCTTCTCTTGCAAGTaaccagtgaaataaaaattgcttCTAAACAGCAATCGAAACAAGGGAGGAATTATGGCTAGCCAATTAGTTGctgatgtttgtgtttttattttttatttaagaaacattttaaataatagagatggggtctcaccatggtacccaggctggtcttaaactcctaggctcaggcaatcctcccacttggcctcccaacatgctgggatcacaggcttcaaccaccatgcccggactgCTAATGTTTGTGAAAGGCAAATTGTAAACTTCTACGGTTTAACTTCACCAGAAGAGTAAAGGGCTCCCCACCTGCCACCTAGTTCTATAAAAAACGTATACTCTGATTACtggaatggatttttaaaattcaattcaaaGATTCAATAACTATCAACATTTCtaaatactgatttttctttttctttttctttttttttttttttttgagacgcagtctcgctctgtcacccaggctggagtgcagtggcgcgatctcggctcactgcaagctccgcctcccgggttcacgccattctcctgcctcagcctctccgagtagctgggactacaggcgcccgccaccacgcccggctaattttttttgtatttttagtagagacagggtttcaccgtggtctcgatctcctgacctcatgatccgcccgcctcggcctcccagagtgctgggattacaagcgtgagccaccgcgcctggcccctttttctctttttcaaatgttttttaatgTCCTGCAGGTAATAACACTGATTTTTCTTACTCAGAAACATCTACTTAGCAGTTGTGATACTAATTTGCAAAATGTAACAATGTTATACAAATATAAGATACTACTAAATACAGAGTAGAAATAATTGCATGATTCCTGATATTTATATTCAAggtataaaattaaagaatatctcAATTAGATAATTTTGTTCCCAATCTCTTTCAGACCAGATCTatgaaataatatagaatatacTATCAATATATTCCTTCatatgaagtgaaaaaaaatggGGTTTAAGTAGTGAGataatttctactttttacttttttaaaaaaataaatagacagggtcttgctatgttgcccaagctggtctcaaacttctgggctccagtgtgcctcctgcctcagcctcccaaagtgctgggattataggcatgagccattgtgcctggcctgtgggATCATTTCTATTTGGTTTTATATCAGTATCAATTAATGAGTCAATCAATTaaccttaattatttctttttctaaataagtATCAGCTGATTTAATCTCGCCCAATTGAATGAGTCTCTTTTGGTTGATCAATGCGATAGAGAAACTCTGCAGGTAAGAAGTATCCAAGATATTCCACTATATCTGGAGTAGTGTCATAATGGTAGTGTCCACCTTCTCCATGATGACTAAAAAAATGAGTGTGCTCCAGTCGCAAATCAAACCCCTAAGATAACAGACAAACAATATGTTAGTACTCAAATTATTGATTAGAGTTTAAGGGGGGAGGGATAACTTTTTATGTTgcaatagtttttgttttttaaataggtaatacattcacatgttcttttttttttttttttgtgacggagtctcgctctgtcacccaggctgcagtgcagtggcgcgatctcggctcactgcaagctctgcctcccgggttcacgccattctcctgcctcagcctctccgagtagctgggactacaggcgcccgccacctcgctcggctaattttttgtatttttagtagagacggggtttcaccgtggtctcgatctcctgacctcgtgatccgcctgcctcggcctcccaaagtgctgggattacaagcgtgagccaccgcacccggctacaTTCACATGTTCTAAATTCAAAGGGGGCAAAATGATATATTCAGTAAAATGTATCTTCTTCTCTTTTGCCCTCACCACTCGCTCCCCTTCCTAGCAGGTAACCAATGTAAGCAGCTTCTTGTATATCCTTCCATAaatacttacttttatttttactcaaatgTAGTATTTTGTACACACTTTTCTGCATGTAACTTTTTTTCATGTAACAATATAGTTTTGAGATCTTTGTATATGAAATCATAAAAGAGCTTCCTCATTCTTTTATATCTACGTGGTATTCTATTGTGTATGTAACTTCTCAACTGACACTTgcattatttctaattcttttgcTACTACAACAATACTGTAATGAATAACCTTTTAACTAGTAATTTTACAcaattatgcatatatttaagtataaaatCCTAGACATGTAATCACTGGATCAAAAGATATGACCAGGCTAGGCGCAgtagatcatgcctgtaatcccaccactttgggaagctgaggcgggcggatcacttgaggtcaggagctcaagaccagcctggtcaacatggcgaaaccctgtctctaccgaaaatacaaaaattagctgggtgtggtggtgagcactggtaatcccagctactcaggagggtgaggcaggataatcacatgaacccaggaggcagaggttgcagtgagccacgattgcatcactgcactccagcctgggcaacagagcgagactctgtcacaaaaaataaaaaaaaagaaaagatatgacCAATATTTTAGTAGGTATTTGCTCTGAATTGGTCTGTAATATTTTTTCTAGTGTCTAGTATTATAATATAATGAACACCAAACAAGATGACAGGAGACCTGAATCCTAGTTGTGACGctactatttgttttttttgagatgggggttatactgttacccaggctggtctcaaacttctgggtttaAGTCAGCCTCCTCTGTAGCTAAGAATACTGGGGCaggcaaccatgcccagctacacctgctatgtaataaaataattttgggtGTTATTTAAAATGCTTGTGCCTTCATTTTCTCAAAGGTAAAATCTGCTCTGCCTAACTCATAGGATAGTGAAGAGCTCCCTTATCTTCCAAAATAATTCTACAGGCTACCCTAATTCTTAAATAACAACAacacatggccgggcatggtagctcatgcttgtaatcccaacactttgggaggcagaggtgggtagatcacctgaggtcaggggtttgagaccagcctgaccaacgcagtgaaaccctgtctactaaaaatacaaaaattagccaggcatggtggcgcatgcctataatcccagctacccaggaggctgaggcaggagaatcacttgaacccaggaggcggaggttgcagtaagctgagatcgtgccattgcactctagcctgggcaacaagagtgaaactgtctcaaaacaacaacaacaaacacaaaaagtgCCTAGTTCTTAAAGATTATCCTAAAAATCAAGCATTATCATTGCAGTATAAtataaaaaacagacacagacttACTGGGTCTCTGGAGACAAAAACTGGTAGACAAACCAAAGGAGCTTTCATCTCATAAAAATGCAACCATTTATTCACTTCTTCATCAGAGTTCAAGGGGCAGGAAGAAAATTCTGCAGGCTACAACAAAAGAtaattacataggtaaacatacTGAATATTactaagaattaaaaatttttaaaatatattttatttacttatttattttttaattatactttaagttctgggttacatgtgcagaacatgcagatttgttacacatgccctggtggtttgctgcacccatcaacctatcacctacattaggtacttctcctaatgctatccctcccctagtcccccactccctgacaggccccgatgtgtgatgttcccctccctgtgtccatgtgttcccattgttcaactcccacttatgagtgagaacatgaggtatttggtttactgatcttgtgatagtttgctgagaatgatggtttccagcttcatccatgtccctgcaaaggacataagttcatccttttttatggctgcatagtattccatggtgtatatgtaccacattttcttaatccagtcatttgggttggttccaagtctttgctattgtgaatagtgctgcaataaacatatgtgtgtgtgtgtctttatcacagaatgatttataatcctttgggtatatgcccagtaatgggattgctgggtcaaatggtatttccagttctagatccttgaggaatcaccacactgacttccacaatggttgaactaatttcccctcccaccaacagtgcaaaagcgttcctatttttccacaacctctccagcatctgttgttccctgacagggtctggctctgtcacccaggctggagtgcagtgggatgatcacgGTAGGCctggaaaaggcaccacaagtttCCACTCTGGTGTGTGGGATTGGCAGCTgggcccccagccttcaggccctccctggcctgaaagTGGGGCCTCACCGGAAACCTGCCCCCTTCTGCCCcggaacctgtctgcctcctgctgccaatCATGTATTCCAGGCTGTAGGTGCCAAGGGGTGCCTGAAGGCCAGTGCAGAGCTGCTCTCAGCCCCCACTCAGCTTCCCCTCTATGCTCGTGTCAGTGCCCAAAATCCAGAAGGGGCCGGGGTGGCAGGCGGCTGGTGTGTCAGCAGTGCCCTGAGCGTGTGCACACCTGGTTGGGCTGTGACAGCGACCGGGCTCTGCTTGACTTTGCTCCTGGATCGGAGCAGGCGCTGACaacagggagaagccaggcagtgggagcaggcatttcCAAGCCTGCAAGAGCAGTGGGGGCCTTCCCAGACCCCCCAAGAATGCAGGAATGCCTGGGTCCGCAGCCAcggtttgggcagctgcagctgtgtgGAGAaggcagggctcctgcctgctccgtGGAGTGGGAGATCCAGGTCTGCAGCCGCGGGTTTGAGCTGCTGCAGCTGCGCCTGGGAAGTTGGGACTCTCGCCTGTTCCGGCTGGGAGAGCACAGGGATGCCAGGGACCACAGCCATTGCTTGGGCGATTGCAGCGGCACCAACGGAGCTCCAGTGCCAACTCGGAAGGGGCGGGACTCCCACCTGTCTTCAGCTCCCACCCGCTCCATAGAGTGTGTAGTCTCAGCCGTGTCTCCCTGCTGCAGCCGCTCCGGAGAGCCTGCCGCTGCCATcatcactatgttgaccaggctggttttgaattcctggcctccagtggtcctcccacctgggcctcccaaagtgctgggattacaggcatgagtcactctGCAGGCCTTGAATTTATCTtgatcttaaaaataaacatatccaAAGTAAAGTTCTAATATATTAACATGCACAAAGACATTATCTTACAATCTGATTTacaatattatcatttaaattttaaagtaatacaaTCATAGTAAAAAGGATTTGTTTAGAGTGTCTTCAGATGTAGAATTCCCAACACATACTTTACAATCCTAAGATCTGGCACTGTGCAGTGTCTcacgtctataatctcagcactttgggaggcagaggtaggtggatcagctgaggtcaggagttcgacaccagtctggccaatgtggcaaaaccttgtctctactaaaactacaaaatgagCCGGTTGTGAtgctgcatgcctataatcccagctactcagtaggctgaggcaggagaatcccttgaatccgggaggtggaggttgcagtgaaccaagatcgtgccactacactccagcatgggcaacagagcaaggatccgtttaaaaaaaaaaaaaaaaatcctaagatcttaagtatgtgcacacacacaaactccttcatgcatgtatgcacacacGGGCTCTTACCATAATGTGAGACTTCACTTTTCCCTTCTGAATTATGAAAGTACCTCCCATTCCTATGGGCTTATTTCCATAATGTTTTTCCAGGGTCTGTCTCATACAAGTCACAAAGTTAAGTGGTCCAGTTCTTCTTTTGGCTTTCACCTCAATTACCTATAGAGGACATAAAGATGCATACAATTGACTATGCTGCAAAATAACTACCAAAGtaaaacattatataatttaattctaTCAAGCAAATATTCTGTTCTTTGCTTGGAGCCCCCAGATCTGAGTTGAGATGTTGCAATCCCGTGAATCTTGatcaatcatatatatatgtatacacacacacacacacacacatatcaattATATGTAATTTGCTAATAAGTCTTAAGCATGCTTTCTTGAACTGCGAAACTGAGAAAGACAAGTTTCTCAGTGTAGAGAGTCTAGAGACTCTTAACATACGTGTCGAGGCAGTCAAAAGATTGAGAATTACCTTTGGTAATTCTTTGGTTAAAGGAATTAACCTTTGGTAAGTGTGGATGAGGAGAAAATGATTACATTTTCTCACTTCCCTTAAAATTCTGTACTATATTATCTCCACAACTTGGACGTTAAGTATTTTCACTTCTCAATCTCTTATCTCAAAATAGCTGAAGAGGCTATCTCTACTTCCAAAACTGGAGAGTCTTCACAAAAGCTAACACTGAAATCATCTTTTTGCATACCAATAGGAAGTAAATATGAAGTAAGGCATTAGTTTTCCTTACTTTCTTCTTGCTGTAAGTTTTTGCTACCACCATTTCTATCTAGAGCAATGTATGATTCATCAGAAATGAGCAAATAACCTATTTACTACCTGTAAGTAGGCATTATTTATTTTAGCTGTATGGTTCATGTAGATGACAAACTCACTCCCCAAATTAATATTCTATTACCTTTTAGTTCTCAGAAAAACGTCTTGCTTActaaatagtcttttttttttttaagacaggtcttgctgtcacccaggtaggagtgcagtggtgtgatcatagctcgttgcagcctcaaacacctgggcacaagggatcctcctgcatcagcctcctgagtagctaggactataggcatgtaccaccacacctggctaattaaaaaaaaattttttttttttttagacagggtcttgccatgttgcccaggctggtctgaaactgccagccttaagtgatcctccagctttggcctctcaaaggactggaattataggcatgagccattgtgccagccgtactattctttttttttttttggagacagagtcttgctttgttgcccaggctggagtgcaatggtgcgatcttggctcactgcaacctctgtctcccaggttcaagcaattctcctgcctcagcctcccaagtagctgggactacaggcatgtgccaccttccctgtctaacttttttatttttagtagagacgaggttttgccatgttggccagactggtctcaaacgcTTGACCTCAGGTATCTACCcgccttgcctcccaaaatgctgggattacaggcgtgagccactgcatctggcctccaGTCATATTATTCTTAACCTTAAAGATGACTTTTGCTCTGCCTGTCATACTCTCTGAACCTTTCATTACTGGGTTATTTAAAGAGCTTTGACTTAGGAagctctaattttctttttcttttttttttttttttgagacagagtctcactcagtggcccagactggaatgtagtagcatgatcttggctcactgcaacctctgccttccgagtctgagtgattctctcacctcagccccccgagtagctgggactacaggcacacaccaccacaccgtgctaatttttgcattttttggtacagatggggtttcaccgtgttgaccaggctggtcttgaactcctgacctcaagttatccacccagcttggcctcccaaagtgggaaaCTAATTTTCTTAGCAAAACCATATTTGTGGCAGTAAAAGTTCACATTTTTAGCTTTCTGAGAACATTTAGggaatattgtatttttatggaCACAATCACCTTGCCAGGTTGGCCCTCACTGGCAAAAAGATTAGCCAGTAATGCACACTCAAAATCATGACGTTTCTCACTGTATTTCTCCAGTAGGCACCCTCCATCTGCAGGGTTCACATGGGCAAAGTAACTTCCATTCACAGGAGGCTTGTGTTCACTTTCTGTCTGAATAACTGGCATAAACTGAAAAGAAAGTGAGGCAATTAGTCAATCTTTGTATCTCTGCAAAGATAATATCTTGAATAATGTTACAAAACATTTAATCCTTTTAAGACATTTTAGTTCAAGTCCTAATAAGagaacataaaatacataatatttaattttagacataaaaaacttggaaaacttttataggccgggcgccgtggttcatgcctgtaatcccagcactttgggaggccaaggggggcggatcacgaggtcaagaaaagagatcaagaccatcctggccaacatggtgaaaccccgtctctactaaaattacaaaaattacaaaaattagatgggcgtggtggcacacacctgtagtcccagctactcaggaggctgaggcaaaagaattgcttgaacctgggaggtggaggttgcagtgagccaagatcgtgccactgcactccagcatggtgacagggcgaggctccgtctcaaaaaaaaaaaaaaaaagaagatattgtaTTTCTTATAGTATATCTATAACTTGCgttaaatatcttattttaaattttaaacttttttttcctaacttgAACACTAGGCAAATTGTATTAATGTTTCTGCAAAGAACTTGTATGACTACTATTAGTCATATCTGAAAAGGTTATGAGAGAAT from Nomascus leucogenys isolate Asia chromosome 15, Asia_NLE_v1, whole genome shotgun sequence encodes the following:
- the C15H11orf54 gene encoding ester hydrolase C11orf54 homolog isoform X4, with protein sequence MACAEFSFHVPSLEELAGGICGKTRIAEVGGVPYLLPLVNQKKVYDLNKIAKEIKLPGAFILGAGAGPFQTLGFNSEFMPVIQTESEHKPPVNGSYFAHVNPADGGCLLEKYSEKRHDFECALLANLFASEGQPGKVIEVKAKRRTGPLNFVTCMRQTLEKHYGNKPIGMGGTFIIQKGKVKSHIMPAEFSSCPLNSDEEVNKWLHFYEMKAPLVCLPVFVSRDPGFDLRLEHTHFFSHHGEGGHYHYDTTPDIVEYLGYFLPAEFLYRIDQPKETHSIGRD
- the C15H11orf54 gene encoding ester hydrolase C11orf54 homolog isoform X5, which produces MPVIQTESEHKPPVNGSYFAHVNPADGGCLLEKYSEKRHDFECALLANLFASEGQPGKVIEVKAKRRTGPLNFVTCMRQTLEKHYGNKPIGMGGTFIIQKGKVKSHIMPAEFSSCPLNSDEEVNKWLHFYEMKAPLVCLPVFVSRDPGFDLRLEHTHFFSHHGEGGHYHYDTTPDIVEYLGYFLPAEFLYRIDQPKETHSIGRD
- the C15H11orf54 gene encoding ester hydrolase C11orf54 homolog isoform X1, producing the protein MACAEFSFHVPSLEELAGVMQKGLKDNFADVQVSVVDCPDLTKEPFTFPVKGICGKTRIAEVGGVPYLLPLVNQKKVYDLNKIAKEIKLPGAFILGAGAGPFQTLGFNSEFMPVIQTESEHKPPVNGSYFAHVNPADGGCLLEKYSEKRHDFECALLANLFASEGQPGKVIEVKAKRRTGPLNFVTCMRQTLEKHYGNKPIGMGGTFIIQKGKVKSHIMPAEFSSCPLNSDEEVNKWLHFYEMKAPLVCLPVFVSRDPGFDLRLEHTHFFSHHGEGGHYHYDTTPDIVEYLGYFLPAEFLYRIDQPKETHSIGRD
- the C15H11orf54 gene encoding ester hydrolase C11orf54 homolog isoform X3; this encodes MQKGLKDNFADVQVSVVDCPDLTKEPFTFPVKGICGKTRIAEVGGVPYLLPLVNQKKVYDLNKIAKEIKLPGAFILGAGAGPFQTLGFNSEFMPVIQTESEHKPPVNGSYFAHVNPADGGCLLEKYSEKRHDFECALLANLFASEGQPGKVIEVKAKRRTGPLNFVTCMRQTLEKHYGNKPIGMGGTFIIQKGKVKSHIMPAEFSSCPLNSDEEVNKWLHFYEMKAPLVCLPVFVSRDPGFDLRLEHTHFFSHHGEGGHYHYDTTPDIVEYLGYFLPAEFLYRIDQPKETHSIGRD